Proteins encoded within one genomic window of Theobroma cacao cultivar B97-61/B2 chromosome 7, Criollo_cocoa_genome_V2, whole genome shotgun sequence:
- the LOC18593332 gene encoding ABC transporter C family member 3 isoform X2 codes for MKLFASESPLLMSSASSFDFLLKPMFLRWFSASLHLVLLLLLLVLWVVNRVKEAGGEGSKKRLRQRKVLWYKQTLACCFIVSAFNIVLCLLSYFYWYRNGWSEDKLVSLSDYVVKTLAWGATCVYLHFSNSGEQKKFPLLLRIWWGLYFSISCYCLVVDVVLYNKHVSFPSQYLVYDVFSVITGLFLCIVGFFGRNEGEDTLLGEPLLHGDSSVGNGVELSKRKGGDTVTPYSNAGIFSILTFSWMGPLIAAGNKKPLDLEDVPQLDSSDSVVGAFPNFRNRLESADSDGSGVTALKLVKALFFSAWKDILWTAFFTVTYTVASYVGPYLIDTFVQYLNGQREFKNEGYLLVIAFFVAKLVECLTQRLWFFKLQQVGIRLRAVLVAMIYNKGLTLSCHSKQSHTSGEIINFMTVDAERVGEFSWYMHDPWMVALQVALALVILYKNLGLASIAAFVATVFVMLANIPLGKMLEKFQDKLMESKDKRMKATSEILRNMRILKLQGWEMKFLSKIIELRNVEEGWLKRFVYTNAMTSFLFWVAPSFVSVATFGACIFLGVPLESGKILSALATFRVLQEPIYNLPDTISMIAQTKVSLDRIASFLRLDDLQPDVIEKLPRGSSDTAIEIIDGNFAWDFSSSTATLEDINLKVCHGMRVAVCGTVGSGKSSLLSCILGELPKISGTLKLCGTKAYVAQSPWIQSGKIEENILFGKEMDRERYDRVLEACTLKKDLEILSFGDQTVIGERGINLSGGQKQRVQIARALYQDADIYLFDDPFSAVDAHTGSHLFKEVLLGSLSSKTVIYVTHQVEFLPAADLILVMKDGRITQAGKFNDILNSGTDFMELVGAHKKALSALDTVDAGSVSEKNISEGDGTMGCANGEVQKEENQNNESGKVDDVGPKGQLVQEEEREKGKVGFSVYWKYITTAYGGALVPLILLAQILFQLFQIGSNYWMAWASPVSADVKPPVRSFTLIIVYLALAVASAFSVLARAMLLNTAGYKTATLFFKKMHSCIFRAPMSFFDSTPSGRILNRASTDQSAVDMSIPYQVGAFAFSVIQLLGIIAVMSQVAWQIFIIFIPVVATCIWYQQYYISSARELARLVGVCKAPVIQHFAETILGATTIRSFDQESRFQEANMILMDAFSRPKFHVAGAMEWLCFRLDMLSSITFAFSLFFLISIPEGIIDPAIAGLAVTYGLNLNILQAWVVWNICNMENKIISVERLLQYSSIPSEPALVIETNRPDRSWPSHGEVNIHDLQVRYAPHMPLVLRGMTCTLPGGLKTGIVGRTGSGKTTLIQTLFRIVEPAAGQIIIDGVNISSIGLHDLRSRLSIIPQDPTMFEGTIRSNLDPLEEHSDEQIWEAVDKCQLGDGVRKKEGGLDSSVTENGENWSMGQRQLVCLGRVLLKKSKILVLDEATASVDTATDNLIQTTLREHFSDCTVITIAHRITSVLDSDLVLLLSHGLVEEYDSPARLLENKSSAFAQLVAEYTVRSNSSLEKFD; via the exons ATGAAACTTTTTGCTTCAGAATCACCTTTGCTAATGAGTTCAGCTTCTAGTTTTGATTTTCTCCTAAAACCCATGTTTCTTCGTTGGTTTTCTGCTTCATTGCACCTAGTTTTATTGCTTCTCTTGCTGGTCTTATGGGTAGTGAACAGAGTTAAAGAAGCTGGTGGGGAAGGATCAAAGAAGAGGTTAAGGCAAAGGAAGGTTTTATGGTATAAGCAAACTTTAGCTTGTTGTTTTATTGTATCAGCTTTCAATATTGTCTTGTGTTTgttaagttatttttattggTATAGAAATGGTTGGTCTGAGGATAAGTTAGTGTCTCTTTCTGATTATGTGGTAAAAACACTTGCTTGGGGTGCAACGTGTGTTTATTTGCATTTCTCCAATTCTGGTGAACAAAAGAAGTTCCCATTGTTGTTGAGAATTTGGTGGGGtttgtatttttcaatttcttgttATTGTCTTGTTGTAGACGTTGTTCTTTACAACAAACATGTTTCTTTCCCGAGTCAGTACTTAGTATACGATGTTTTTTCTGTTATTACTGGTTTGTTCCTATGTATTGTGGGGTTTTTTGGAAGAAATGAGGGTGAAGATACCCTCCTTGGGGAGCCCCTTTTACATGGAGATTCTAGTGTTGGTAATGGTGTAGAGTTGAGTAAGAGAAAAGGAGGTGATACTGTAACCCCATATTCAAATGCTGGTATTTTCAGCATTCTTACATTTTCTTGGATGGGCCCTCTTATTGCTGCTGGCAATAAAAAACCTTTAGACCTTGAGGATGTTCCTCAGCTAGATAGCAGTGATAGTGTTGTTGGGGCTTTTCCAAATTTTAGAAACAGGCTTGAGTCAGCTGACAGTGATGGGAGTGGAGTTACCGCGCTTAAGCTTGTGAAGGCACTGTTCTTCTCAGCTTGGAAAGATATTCTTTGGACAGCTTTTTTCACGGTCACGTACACTGTGGCTTCATATGTTGGCCCATATCTCATTGACACTTTTGTTCAGTACCTGAATGGGCAGCGGGAGTTTAAAAATGAGGGGTATCTTCTGGTTATTGCTTTCTTTGTTGCAAAGCTAGTAGAGTGCTTAACGCAGAGGCTCTGGTTTTTCAAGTTGCAGCAAGTAGGAATTAGGCTGAGAGCAGTACTGGTAGCAATGATTTATAACAAGGGTTTAACCCTTTCGTGCCATTCAAAGCAGAGCCACACCAGTGGGGAGATCATCAATTTCATGACTGTCGATGCGGAGAGGGTGGGTGAGTTTAGTTGGTACATGCATGATCCATGGATGGTAGCTTTGCAAGTTGCTTTGGCCTTGGTGATCTTGTATAAAAACCTTGGATTAGCATCCATTGCAGCTTTTGTTGCAACAGTGTTTGTTATGTTGGCAAATATTCCTCTGGGAAAAATGCTAGAGAAGTTTCAGGACAAGTTGATGGAATCTAAAGATAAAAGGATGAAGGCAACATcagaaattttaagaaatatgAGAATTCTCAAACTTCAAGGGTGGGAAATGaagtttttgtcaaaaattatTGAACTCAGGAATGTTGAGGAAGGATGGTTAAAAAGATTTGTTTATACAAATGCAATGACTAGTTTTCTTTTCTGGGTTGCACCATCGTTTGTGTCAGTAGCCACTTTTGGTGCTTGTATTTTTTTAGGAGTTCCACTTGAGTCAGGGAAGATCCTATCTGCACTAGCAACATTCAGGGTTCTTCAAGAGCCAATCTACAATCTTCCTGACACAATTTCAATGATAGCTCAGACAAAGGTGTCTCTTGATAGAATTGCTTCCTTCCTCCGCCTTGATGACTTGCAGCCTGATGTTATAGAGAAGCTTCCAAGAGGTAGTTCTGATACTGCAATTGAGATCATTGATGGGAATTTCGCTTGGGATTTCTCTTCTTCTACTGCAACGTTAGAAGATATAAATTTGAAAGTTTGCCATGGTATGAGGGTCGCTGTTTGTGGTACAGTTGGTTCTGGTAAGTCGAGTTTGCTTTCCTGTATTTTAGGGGAATTACCCAAGATATCTGGAACTCTTAAATTGTGTGGTACAAAGGCCTATGTTGCTCAGTCGCCTTGGATACAAAGTGGCAAGATTGAAGAAAACATATTGTTTGGCAAGGAGATGGATAGGGAGAGGTATGACAGAGTGCTTGAAGCTTGTACCCTCAAGAAAGATCTTGAAATCCTCTCATTTGGTGATCAGACCGTTATAGGTGAGAGGGGAATCAATTTGAGCGGTGGGCAGAAGCAAAGAGTACAGATTGCACGTGCTTTATATCAAGATGCTGATATCTATCTCTTTGATGATCCATTCAGCGCTGTGGATGCTCACACAGGATCTCATTTATTTAAG GAAGTTTTACTAGGCAGTTTGAGTTCAAAAACAGTGATTTATGTCACTCATCAAGTTGAGTTTTTACCAGCTGCTGATCTGATCTTG GTCATGAAAGATGGCAGGATTACACAAGCTGGAAAGTTTAACGACATTCTCAATTCAGGAACTGATTTTATGGAACTTGTGGGTGCACATAAGAAAGCTTTGTCAGCCCTTGATACTGTTGATGCAGGATCTGTTTCTGAAAAAAATATCAGTGAAGGAGATGGTACCATGGGATGTGCTAATGGGGAAGTGCAGaaagaagaaaaccaaaataatgAGAGTGGTAAAGTAGATGATGTAGGGCCAAAAGGTCAGCTTGTTCAAGAAGAAGAgcgagaaaaaggaaaagttggGTTTTCAGTCTACTGGAAGTATATCACAACAGCATATGGAGGAGCTCTTGTGCCTTTAATATTGCTGGCGCAGATTCTCTTTCAGCTTTTTCAAATTGGTAGCAATTATTGGATGGCTTGGGCATCTCCTGTGTCTGCAGATGTCAAACCTCCTGTTCGGAGCTTTACACTAATAATTGTCTATTTAGCTTTGGCCGTTGCTAGTGCCTTTTCTGTCCTTGCCAGAGCCATGCTTCTTAATACAGCTGGATACAAAACAGCCactcttttcttcaaaaagaTGCATTCATGCATTTTCCGTGCTCCTATGTCATTCTTTGATTCCACACCAAGCGGAAGAATCCTAAACAGA GCTTCTACAGATCAAAGTGCAGTGGATATGAGCATTCCGTATCAAGTTGGTGCATTCGCCTTTTCAGTTATCCAGCTCCTTGGTATCATTGCAGTCATGTCTCAAGTTGCTTGGCAGatctttatcatttttatccCTGTGGTTGCTACCTGTATTTGGTACCAG CAATATTACATATCTTCTGCACGAGAACTTGCACGATTGGTTGGAGTATGCAAAGCTCCAGTGATACAGCATTTTGCTGAAACAATTTTAGGAGCAACAACTATCAGGAGCTTTGATCAAGAATCAAGATTCCAAGAGGCAAACATGATACTAATGGATGCATTTTCTCGTCCAAAATTTCATGTTGCTGGTGCAATGGAATGGCTGTGCTTCCGCCTGGACATGTTGTCTTCCATTACTTTTGccttctctttgttctttttgatTTCTATACCAGAGGGAATTATTGATCCTG CCATTGCGGGTTTAGCTGTGACGTATGGACTCAATCTAAATATATTGCAAGCTTGGGTAGTATGGAATATTTGCAATATGGAGAATAAAATTATATCTGTTGAGAGACTGCTTCAGTACAGTAGTATTCCTAGTGAGCCTGCCCTTGTGATAGAAACTAACCGTCCGGACCGTTCTTGGCCATCTCATGGAGAAGTTAATATTCATGATCTGCAG GTGCGGTATGCTCCACACATGCCACTCGTCTTGCGAGGTATGACATGCACATTACCAGGAGGGTTGAAAACTGGCATTGTAGGGAGAACAGGGAGTGGTAAAACAACTCTCATACAAACACTTTTCCGCATAGTTGAACCTGCAGCAGGtcagattataattgatggCGTTAATATCTCATCAATTGGACTGCATGATTTGCGGTCAAGACTCAGCATCATCCCTCAGGATCCTACCATGTTTGAAGGGACTATACGGAGTAATTTGGATCCTCTTGAAGAGCACTCAGACGAACAGATTTGGGAG gCAGTGGATAAGTGCCAACTTGGGGATGGAGTTAGAAAGAAGGAAGGCGGGCTAGATTCTTCAG TTACCGAGAATGGAGAGAATTGGAGCATGGGACAGAGGCAGCTGGTCTGTCTCGGGCGTGTGCTGCTCAAGAAAAGTAAGATCCTAGTGCTTGATGAAGCTACGGCATCAGTTGATACAGCTACCGATAATCTGATTCAGACAACCTTAAGGGAGCACTTTTCTGACTGTACAGTCATAACAATTGCACACCGGATCACTTCTGTTCTTGACAGTGATCTGGTTCTGCTTCTAAGCCACG GACTTGTCGAAGAATACGATTCTCCCGCTAGATTGCTGGAAAACAAGTCTTCAGCTTTCGCACAGCTTGTAGCCGAGTATACTGTGAGATCAAATTCAAGCCTGGAGAAGTTCGACTGA
- the LOC18593332 gene encoding ABC transporter C family member 3 isoform X3 has protein sequence MKLFASESPLLMSSASSFDFLLKPMFLRWFSASLHLVLLLLLLVLWVVNRVKEAGGEGSKKRLRQRKVLWYKQTLACCFIVSAFNIVLCLLSYFYWYRNGWSEDKLVSLSDYVVKTLAWGATCVYLHFSNSGEQKKFPLLLRIWWGLYFSISCYCLVVDVVLYNKHVSFPSQYLVYDVFSVITGLFLCIVGFFGRNEGEDTLLGEPLLHGDSSVGNGVELSKRKGGDTVTPYSNAGIFSILTFSWMGPLIAAGNKKPLDLEDVPQLDSSDSVVGAFPNFRNRLESADSDGSGVTALKLVKALFFSAWKDILWTAFFTVTYTVASYVGPYLIDTFVQYLNGQREFKNEGYLLVIAFFVAKLVECLTQRLWFFKLQQVGIRLRAVLVAMIYNKGLTLSCHSKQSHTSGEIINFMTVDAERVGEFSWYMHDPWMVALQVALALVILYKNLGLASIAAFVATVFVMLANIPLGKMLEKFQDKLMESKDKRMKATSEILRNMRILKLQGWEMKFLSKIIELRNVEEGWLKRFVYTNAMTSFLFWVAPSFVSVATFGACIFLGVPLESGKILSALATFRVLQEPIYNLPDTISMIAQTKVSLDRIASFLRLDDLQPDVIEKLPRGSSDTAIEIIDGNFAWDFSSSTATLEDINLKVCHGMRVAVCGTVGSGKSSLLSCILGELPKISGTLKLCGTKAYVAQSPWIQSGKIEENILFGKEMDRERYDRVLEACTLKKDLEILSFGDQTVIGERGINLSGGQKQRVQIARALYQDADIYLFDDPFSAVDAHTGSHLFKEVLLGSLSSKTVIYVTHQVEFLPAADLILVMKDGRITQAGKFNDILNSGTDFMELVGAHKKALSALDTVDAGSVSEKNISEGDGTMGCANGEVQKEENQNNESGKVDDVGPKGQLVQEEEREKGKVGFSVYWKYITTAYGGALVPLILLAQILFQLFQIGSNYWMAWASPVSADVKPPVRSFTLIIVYLALAVASAFSVLARAMLLNTAGYKTATLFFKKMHSCIFRAPMSFFDSTPSGRILNRASTDQSAVDMSIPYQVGAFAFSVIQLLGIIAVMSQVAWQIFIIFIPVVATCIWYQQYYISSARELARLVGVCKAPVIQHFAETILGATTIRSFDQESRFQEANMILMDAFSRPKFHVAGAMEWLCFRLDMLSSITFAFSLFFLISIPEGIIDPAIAGLAVTYGLNLNILQAWVVWNICNMENKIISVERLLQYSSIPSEPALVIETNRPDRSWPSHGEVNIHDLQVRYAPHMPLVLRGMTCTLPGGLKTGIVGRTGSGKTTLIQTLFRIVEPAAGQIIIDGVNISSIGLHDLRSRLSIIPQDPTMFEGTIRSNLDPLEEHSDEQIWEALDKCQLGDGVRKKEGGLDSSVTENGENWSMGQRQLVCLGRVLLKKSKILVLDEATASVDTATDNLIQTTLREHFSDCTVITIAHRITSVLDSDLVLLLSHGLVEEYDSPARLLENKSSAFAQLVAEYTVRSNSSLEKFD, from the exons ATGAAACTTTTTGCTTCAGAATCACCTTTGCTAATGAGTTCAGCTTCTAGTTTTGATTTTCTCCTAAAACCCATGTTTCTTCGTTGGTTTTCTGCTTCATTGCACCTAGTTTTATTGCTTCTCTTGCTGGTCTTATGGGTAGTGAACAGAGTTAAAGAAGCTGGTGGGGAAGGATCAAAGAAGAGGTTAAGGCAAAGGAAGGTTTTATGGTATAAGCAAACTTTAGCTTGTTGTTTTATTGTATCAGCTTTCAATATTGTCTTGTGTTTgttaagttatttttattggTATAGAAATGGTTGGTCTGAGGATAAGTTAGTGTCTCTTTCTGATTATGTGGTAAAAACACTTGCTTGGGGTGCAACGTGTGTTTATTTGCATTTCTCCAATTCTGGTGAACAAAAGAAGTTCCCATTGTTGTTGAGAATTTGGTGGGGtttgtatttttcaatttcttgttATTGTCTTGTTGTAGACGTTGTTCTTTACAACAAACATGTTTCTTTCCCGAGTCAGTACTTAGTATACGATGTTTTTTCTGTTATTACTGGTTTGTTCCTATGTATTGTGGGGTTTTTTGGAAGAAATGAGGGTGAAGATACCCTCCTTGGGGAGCCCCTTTTACATGGAGATTCTAGTGTTGGTAATGGTGTAGAGTTGAGTAAGAGAAAAGGAGGTGATACTGTAACCCCATATTCAAATGCTGGTATTTTCAGCATTCTTACATTTTCTTGGATGGGCCCTCTTATTGCTGCTGGCAATAAAAAACCTTTAGACCTTGAGGATGTTCCTCAGCTAGATAGCAGTGATAGTGTTGTTGGGGCTTTTCCAAATTTTAGAAACAGGCTTGAGTCAGCTGACAGTGATGGGAGTGGAGTTACCGCGCTTAAGCTTGTGAAGGCACTGTTCTTCTCAGCTTGGAAAGATATTCTTTGGACAGCTTTTTTCACGGTCACGTACACTGTGGCTTCATATGTTGGCCCATATCTCATTGACACTTTTGTTCAGTACCTGAATGGGCAGCGGGAGTTTAAAAATGAGGGGTATCTTCTGGTTATTGCTTTCTTTGTTGCAAAGCTAGTAGAGTGCTTAACGCAGAGGCTCTGGTTTTTCAAGTTGCAGCAAGTAGGAATTAGGCTGAGAGCAGTACTGGTAGCAATGATTTATAACAAGGGTTTAACCCTTTCGTGCCATTCAAAGCAGAGCCACACCAGTGGGGAGATCATCAATTTCATGACTGTCGATGCGGAGAGGGTGGGTGAGTTTAGTTGGTACATGCATGATCCATGGATGGTAGCTTTGCAAGTTGCTTTGGCCTTGGTGATCTTGTATAAAAACCTTGGATTAGCATCCATTGCAGCTTTTGTTGCAACAGTGTTTGTTATGTTGGCAAATATTCCTCTGGGAAAAATGCTAGAGAAGTTTCAGGACAAGTTGATGGAATCTAAAGATAAAAGGATGAAGGCAACATcagaaattttaagaaatatgAGAATTCTCAAACTTCAAGGGTGGGAAATGaagtttttgtcaaaaattatTGAACTCAGGAATGTTGAGGAAGGATGGTTAAAAAGATTTGTTTATACAAATGCAATGACTAGTTTTCTTTTCTGGGTTGCACCATCGTTTGTGTCAGTAGCCACTTTTGGTGCTTGTATTTTTTTAGGAGTTCCACTTGAGTCAGGGAAGATCCTATCTGCACTAGCAACATTCAGGGTTCTTCAAGAGCCAATCTACAATCTTCCTGACACAATTTCAATGATAGCTCAGACAAAGGTGTCTCTTGATAGAATTGCTTCCTTCCTCCGCCTTGATGACTTGCAGCCTGATGTTATAGAGAAGCTTCCAAGAGGTAGTTCTGATACTGCAATTGAGATCATTGATGGGAATTTCGCTTGGGATTTCTCTTCTTCTACTGCAACGTTAGAAGATATAAATTTGAAAGTTTGCCATGGTATGAGGGTCGCTGTTTGTGGTACAGTTGGTTCTGGTAAGTCGAGTTTGCTTTCCTGTATTTTAGGGGAATTACCCAAGATATCTGGAACTCTTAAATTGTGTGGTACAAAGGCCTATGTTGCTCAGTCGCCTTGGATACAAAGTGGCAAGATTGAAGAAAACATATTGTTTGGCAAGGAGATGGATAGGGAGAGGTATGACAGAGTGCTTGAAGCTTGTACCCTCAAGAAAGATCTTGAAATCCTCTCATTTGGTGATCAGACCGTTATAGGTGAGAGGGGAATCAATTTGAGCGGTGGGCAGAAGCAAAGAGTACAGATTGCACGTGCTTTATATCAAGATGCTGATATCTATCTCTTTGATGATCCATTCAGCGCTGTGGATGCTCACACAGGATCTCATTTATTTAAG GAAGTTTTACTAGGCAGTTTGAGTTCAAAAACAGTGATTTATGTCACTCATCAAGTTGAGTTTTTACCAGCTGCTGATCTGATCTTG GTCATGAAAGATGGCAGGATTACACAAGCTGGAAAGTTTAACGACATTCTCAATTCAGGAACTGATTTTATGGAACTTGTGGGTGCACATAAGAAAGCTTTGTCAGCCCTTGATACTGTTGATGCAGGATCTGTTTCTGAAAAAAATATCAGTGAAGGAGATGGTACCATGGGATGTGCTAATGGGGAAGTGCAGaaagaagaaaaccaaaataatgAGAGTGGTAAAGTAGATGATGTAGGGCCAAAAGGTCAGCTTGTTCAAGAAGAAGAgcgagaaaaaggaaaagttggGTTTTCAGTCTACTGGAAGTATATCACAACAGCATATGGAGGAGCTCTTGTGCCTTTAATATTGCTGGCGCAGATTCTCTTTCAGCTTTTTCAAATTGGTAGCAATTATTGGATGGCTTGGGCATCTCCTGTGTCTGCAGATGTCAAACCTCCTGTTCGGAGCTTTACACTAATAATTGTCTATTTAGCTTTGGCCGTTGCTAGTGCCTTTTCTGTCCTTGCCAGAGCCATGCTTCTTAATACAGCTGGATACAAAACAGCCactcttttcttcaaaaagaTGCATTCATGCATTTTCCGTGCTCCTATGTCATTCTTTGATTCCACACCAAGCGGAAGAATCCTAAACAGA GCTTCTACAGATCAAAGTGCAGTGGATATGAGCATTCCGTATCAAGTTGGTGCATTCGCCTTTTCAGTTATCCAGCTCCTTGGTATCATTGCAGTCATGTCTCAAGTTGCTTGGCAGatctttatcatttttatccCTGTGGTTGCTACCTGTATTTGGTACCAG CAATATTACATATCTTCTGCACGAGAACTTGCACGATTGGTTGGAGTATGCAAAGCTCCAGTGATACAGCATTTTGCTGAAACAATTTTAGGAGCAACAACTATCAGGAGCTTTGATCAAGAATCAAGATTCCAAGAGGCAAACATGATACTAATGGATGCATTTTCTCGTCCAAAATTTCATGTTGCTGGTGCAATGGAATGGCTGTGCTTCCGCCTGGACATGTTGTCTTCCATTACTTTTGccttctctttgttctttttgatTTCTATACCAGAGGGAATTATTGATCCTG CCATTGCGGGTTTAGCTGTGACGTATGGACTCAATCTAAATATATTGCAAGCTTGGGTAGTATGGAATATTTGCAATATGGAGAATAAAATTATATCTGTTGAGAGACTGCTTCAGTACAGTAGTATTCCTAGTGAGCCTGCCCTTGTGATAGAAACTAACCGTCCGGACCGTTCTTGGCCATCTCATGGAGAAGTTAATATTCATGATCTGCAG GTGCGGTATGCTCCACACATGCCACTCGTCTTGCGAGGTATGACATGCACATTACCAGGAGGGTTGAAAACTGGCATTGTAGGGAGAACAGGGAGTGGTAAAACAACTCTCATACAAACACTTTTCCGCATAGTTGAACCTGCAGCAGGtcagattataattgatggCGTTAATATCTCATCAATTGGACTGCATGATTTGCGGTCAAGACTCAGCATCATCCCTCAGGATCCTACCATGTTTGAAGGGACTATACGGAGTAATTTGGATCCTCTTGAAGAGCACTCAGACGAACAGATTTGGGAG GCATTGGATAAGTGCCAACTTGGGGATGGAGTTAGAAAGAAGGAAGGCGGGCTAGATTCTTCAG TTACCGAGAATGGAGAGAATTGGAGCATGGGACAGAGGCAGCTGGTCTGTCTCGGGCGTGTGCTGCTCAAGAAGAGTAAGATCCTAGTGCTAGATGAAGCTACGGCATCAGTTGATACAGCTACCGATAATCTGATTCAGACAACCTTAAGGGAGCACTTTTCTGACTGTACAGTCATAACAATTGCACACCGGATCACTTCTGTTCTTGACAGTGATCTGGTTCTGCTTCTAAGCCACG GACTTGTCGAAGAATATGATTCTCCCGCTAGATTGCTGGAAAACAAGTCTTCAGCTTTCGCACAGCTTGTAGCCGAGTATACTGTGAGATCAAATTCAAGCCTGGAGAAGTTCGACTGA